Genomic segment of Diceros bicornis minor isolate mBicDic1 chromosome 29, mDicBic1.mat.cur, whole genome shotgun sequence:
gtttgaacttgtgtgttgatgtacattcagcaagtggttctaagaaaggcaaaaacccctccttcattggttggtatagacaatctagggccaggccattctctaaaaccatttaggcaagagactcatgagactgttccacaagggctaggatagggtcttatggagttgttgtcgatgttgggttaaggttttcgatacttcttggttgcctcagttacctgattttgcgtgggtagggccaccgcacctgtgtccagtccagtcagtcagtcctagtagaactgaacacccagtcctataggactgacagtgtctctatgggttggtggtagccagtcagggcaggaacctcaggggacctgcaacctgagggaagcaggctgagatagaaacaatgatgcattgcagaatatagcttggagaaatctgctcagaaggctggggaagagagagcctcactgggtgagagccttgtgatatcagcctacagtaaaacccacaagtggatgttcctggtgtgaaatattcattacggcccttggaagtaaaaccagtaatttgcacccattcactagttacctatgctatatgatttcagggggtattgttaaagtgtttgtcggccaagatctgtttgggcctgagcacaaaatcaccaaggtggcctcgaaggctaccccaaagtGACTCCttaaggagcagttggggcagaaagtgggtggagcattttgaaggaagcctggggaaaAGATGTtgttgtgcgattgagttgggtacaactgagtgtctccgcaggcTAATCCCTTCAGCTagggtacaataggtgattggaggccaagtgacagaccctgtgactcctgattcccagtgcacgggcaggcctctcagcccattggacataaatggtggtggtgtttgtgaagcatcttgatggcagtgtggaaagtataggcgacgtgtggtgggagacgtcatgatagtgtcgggaggagctgtgtgtgagattactgTGTTGAAGGgggaggactggaggcaggtgcagtgggtgtgtgaccaacaatggtcagtgaagggacagccggggtgtaactggggaaagcagggaccagcagaagtcatgtgtttaaaacaagacaccaggcccaaatggagccgcttaggctatgcctcacataaacaagtcgagacttaattagacttttggccctcccaggaatagaatcttaaaccagtcaatcaggaatcacctcatgcgcagcaggtaggtcatcttcctgatagagccctgccatcctctaaaggaaagtaaccttgcagtaaccaacccgctttttaATCtggtgtaacttccttgttcttgctcccttctgcctataaaatccttcattttgtagaactccttggaggtcctttctctctgctagactggatgctgcctgattcatgaactgttgaataaagccaataagatgtttaaaatttactgaattttattttgttttgtaccagtttggtggcagcagtgggatccaaaggagacgcctgatggcttcgaggatgagaaacagtcattggtaccagcaaaacctttgagttctccatctttttcactgtttctgagggctgtgggtaagtttctcttggatctgagatccactctgtttgccttgagctcctgatctaactggttttccagtccagggtcagtgggtcagtctagactgacaggatgctctaagagagcatcagtcttagcacttggttagtcagcagtgccaggcaaaggcttagtggttcagcttgagctgccagatggttctgccaggaacccgagtccctggcctttagttagtccacagtccccgtttgttggggtctgctgggtgagtctgcagtctccatgtgttagggtctgctgcttcagtccgtggttcttgctaatggaaaggagtggaagaaatgtgtgctccatgcacatccaatctttgaaaacttcctgcgtgcattttacatgcattttgccctctgttgactgttgatgggttctaaggaaatggtgaaggcacagtgaggaggaactgtgggtttctgcacgactACCTCGAGGAGGGCCCACCCCTCCACCTGAACAGCCATCCGgcactattagaaatgaaagacatctgatcaccgtggattggaacactccttattgtgacggtgtcaacattatccaaagagatcaacaaatgcagtgcagtccttatcaaaatcccaagggcgttttgtgctgaaatagaaaaaaacccatcctaagattcttatggaatctcaaataagcccagataccaaaaataatcttgaaaggagatactaagttggaggactgattcttcctgattgaaaatttactataaatctacagtatcaaaacagcattgtcatggcataaagacagccataatgagcaatggaaacagaattgagagcccagaaattaaccctcacccatgtgatcaaatgatgtttgacaagggtgccaagattattaaatggggaaaagtcttttcaacaagttgtgctggaaatagtggatatctacatgcaaaggaatcaacttggacatttacctaacactgtatacataacttgattcccagtgaatcaaatacctaagtgtaagagctaatgctataatacccttagaagaaaacataaggcaaaacttgacaagataggatttggtaatgatttcatggttctgacacccaagagcagccaataaaataggaaaatacatatgctggacttcatggatattaaaatgttttgtgcctcaaaagccattatcaacagagtaaaagcacaacccataggatgggcgaccatatttgcaaaccatgtatctgacaaaggcttaatatccagaatagatagagaactcctaaattcaacaacaaaaaacaaacaactcaaatcaaaattgaacaaagtatatgagtagacatttgctcaaagaagatatgcaaataaccaataagcatatgaaaagatgctcatcatcagtaatcactAGGGACATgtaaatcagaaacacagtgagagaccacttcacattcattaggatggcatctatcaaaaagaaaaaaaaaagaagaagaaaaagaatagaaccactgttggccaagatgtggagaagttggaacccttgtgtactgtggtgggaatatatagttgctgtagaaatcagtataacaattcctaaaaaaaattaaaaatataattatataggacccagcaattcctattctgggtgtataccccaccaaggagttgaaagcatgttctcaaagacatattacaacactcatgttcatggcatcattattcataatagctaaaacatggaagccacacaagtattgtaatcaaggaagggcttacagcccaatgcacccattagccaaacaggatacccgctcttgtagaaggggaaaaagctttattacgaggttggccagcaaagagacgaaggttaaatctttctccccaatgggctgttgaaaagggcttgaaaagggcaaaggagcgggtgcagtaagtttgggaactgtcctaggcattttgtgcaagcacagattttcatgttctgtcacacatcccacgttcaaaagacggtgtccttaacatgattggcaggggagttcttggtcccccagttcatcctccagtcacttatgcagttgcagtttgagtcttgcaagccgtcttgttgtctcattggctcaaagtagttgaaacttgcttaaggaagagaaatggagtttctgaaaagcaactctaggcccaagattagatccttagtaaatatcatatgggatatggcttaagaaagtagtctccagggtactgttgagaaaaatctggctggggccccattttattttgggcttggttgtgggccttgctatggtatctgtccagggatgtatggatgagcaaaatgtgctatatacatacaatggcatattattcatccttgaaaaatgaaggaaagtctaatatatggcacaccatggatgaaccttcaagatattactctaaatgaaataagctagtcacaaaaatacaaccttgtgtgatttcccttctagagcttcctgaaatcaccagattcagagagacagaaagtagaatggtgtttgccagtgggtgggaggagggggaatgggggattattcatgaatgggtatagagtttcagttttgtaagatgagaagtgttctgaagatggatcgtggtgatgattgcacagcaatattaatgtcttcagtacacttaaaacatacttaatgtatctatggggcctgatgacttgtcctggccgagcacaagcttgtgctgttgcacatcttacccctcactgtgcagttgggaaactggcctagaaagaggcaggtactgtcccagaccacaggaggtcgtcagagtcctgaagactagagagagctccagcttacttggccaaggctccacctcttccctcaggtttcctttggcaatgagtggcgttaagatcctagaggattgctgcccacccctttccatatggggtcattttcctctcctcatcatcacacctgcacaggcacactccctcacacttgacttctcatatggagaacactgaggtgcagtcaagaaggAGCTGACaccggggaagtgacaagaggcaggagggagagaggttggaggcagctctcccacggggcagtagcatccgttctcctagattcgtgcacaggggcccagagatgggaagaggaatccctaaggttcctaggtgtctacctgttccagatccatccctggcccagcctggggatcacaggactggggtcctgcagtccacctctgtgggcacccagaactgtgatgagcccatcctccctttgtgtaggcattaggaacaggagagaagatctcagtgagggtcctcctgtataaagtggagtgcatgcagcGAGTGactctaaacttattttggtaaccattacctaatatatatatatcaagtcattctgctgtaatcctggaatttacttggtgtccactgaacttttcttgagctcctggagcagcgaagagtcaaccagaggtctttctggctgtccccctgcctcagaaacaacttgtacctcctattactagtgttcatctccacaatgaaagttggtcaaaagcagggggtggggtgcaagatctacccatgtactcattcagcagctgtgtcctgagcactcaccctgtgccaggtgccctggtgggctgaagtgcaggatgaaaatgaccaagtggtccctgcctgccaggagctcacagtctagaggggaaatggacaaaagcaaagacatgagaaagaaaagagcaagcgctgtagagaaacacatcagggggctgtgagggagggctgggcgtcactgggtaggagggtctgaaagacctctctagggtgacattttctgggaccagaatgacaagagggagtcagccctgcacaagtctgggagcagtgtgtcagggagatggcaccactggtcctgagtctcacaggcagaagtgagtttggccagaggaggttagaaaggtggccaatgcaactggagggaggctgggagaagagaacaggagctagggtggaaggtagggccagggcctggtaggctgtgttcgttacctttccctctctgacttcattgcccctaaccttgcatttcaaaacaacaaatgttaacaatctcacaatttgtgtggatcagcaatcaggcatgttttagctgggtgcctctgtctcagtgagtttaacagattggggctgtggcctgaactgaggctcgactaggggaggactggcccacaagttcactctcagccttcaggattcattttgtattgagagcctgagttcctttctgtctgttggcccaggcactcccttgcttctctcctcaatgtgcctccacattgggcagccccaatacaccagtatttgattcctcacttccagggatttgacagagtgagagagagagagatggcacatgagagagggaataagagaaagtgagagacctTTTTAGTTAAAGTTTagaaaagacatcccatcactttggctcttattctgttcagaagccagttactaacctctttgtggttccacggggatgtgtataacatgggtggggcttactgggtaccactgtggaggatgcccacctcataggccaagatgaggcacttcagtctcattctccataaaacaggaaacaattgaatggttttatgccacagatggcaatatctgaatttccattagttgcaacaCCCTCATGGtgttgacctgaaaatgaggccaagttggaagtgactgtcccaatatcacattcttggagcccaggcctgttttgagtggtgttctgtactacatcccacccctccttgttattcttccatctctaagtttgtgccttaggtacatgtgacacctgcccacaggggtaatagatattatctcatatacaccgggtgatgtccctaggaagtagattctagcttgattcccatggtgcaggtttagagactttggaggacctgagaggcacagggactatcccaggatgaagaaatagtaaggaaaaggaggtctgcattcatctctgtctcctcaaaactaggtccctagttaggtttccagggacctgtgggtagggctatgtggtctcattgtgtacagttcaagagatgacgtggggtcatagacctcaacagatcttagaactctggtaaccaggcacccacattgccccatccagctcacttgattggagacagtcaacaggcaaagatgttttgttgttgtttcccaacttttggaggatctgggctcaaaaaatcccagaaagagaatctttttggtagttggcgatgttggctcagccttaattcttgacgcctctgggcatctggcaggaggcagtgaaaggtaacacggggcagcccaggagaggctagtgcaggccagggcacagctgtgatcccacctgatcagccccacaccccttgcccctctttgtgtgtgtgtgtgtgtgcatgtgtctgtgaggaggagagaaggcaggacataaggggcgggtcattcctgagcaggagctggttgttaggtgtcggaaacctaacAGCTAGGTCATGTTCATACCTcaggccatgcctggcagcatgagaaggtgagctcctctactcatatTGTTACCGAGCActagaggattcatctccttccctccctgaccagagttctttgcagggatgcccctctgtgcctgaactgaggaacagatattctcttggcggttggccccagtggcagtgtgcaggcagcccctgatttcttctggcccagttcccaggcagtctttgcagaactccactcaggaggttgtTGAGtaactgcccaatggtttcaactccaccaactcactagacaaggggcaggtacatgaggccacccacactttgcagtgctgctctgagatgagagcaggagcagagggtctccacactcaggagcttgagatgacggggttggactagaactagggagGGACCAGACTCAGGCTGTCCCTTTtttaagctaaaggggatgtacatgaatgtcatcttgcctggttaggagatgagctgccgtgaccctcttacccttgtccggtgtgagcttctggaggccactgaggcagagccagatggtaagggggactgcaggctaggtattcctggaagggagtgggatctttcctgtgtttagaaggacacatggaaagtcagctatgtgggtgaatctttctttttatcccactccagcgtcagctgcagagatccagccagcggcagaagaagagcagagggcagtggtggaggtagagctggctccagctccgttgacaccaccccctctagcactggagccagtgtcccctccaccagcagtgttggaggtggagcaagggccaacatgggctccagcaggagtgggagctgctgagctggagtcacctggaccatcatttctagtgagaagtccatctccacctgtggctcttaaggagcatgagaagcttaatctcatggccttccctcctaagctggtggtggagcagtttaccatgatggatgcggtgagcagctgggctttcagggtggtgtggggcaggccttctctctgctatcgttgccccagacctgatccagactcctatgatctgggcccaaatccaggctccaccctttaccaatcataagacctgggcaactttctgaacacccaagcctttgctgtccacctgcagaccatggaggtggacattaagaggacctgctgcacagagtgactgtgccaactccatgaggtagaagagacggaaagctgggtgggccctggcccATCTGTTCGGGGagggctcactgtgtacagcctggaccctggtggcccaaccgtctgctcaggaggctcaacggtctcaggacttattagacgcctgatgtgtactccactacaagggagacagacaaggcctgtggGTGTAGCTGCCACGTGaggatgtgcatcagaatgtggagtgggaccagaggggggatcagcGTATTGGAAGATGCCCTCTTGGGATGAGCctagttgagccatcatctggagcttggagttagccaggacgggctgggttcaaatgcccctct
This window contains:
- the LOC131394096 gene encoding ral guanine nucleotide dissociation stimulator-like isoform X4, yielding MSCRDPLTLVRCELLEATEAEPDASAAEIQPAAEEEQRAVVEVELAPAPLTPPPLALEPVSPPPAVLEVEQGPTWAPAGVGAAELESPGPSFLVRSPSPPVALKEHEKLNLMAFPPKLVVEQFTMMDAELFQKVVSSPCLGSTWGKRNKPGNEHQTPNLQATVDHVRRVASFLIIPCLGDPSMTAQDREFEILKNFFSSCTVNSALQKTFTSHLKNTRGKFPGGALHVCSPREQPPESAEAAAAAAGEWDQP